One genomic segment of Besnoitia besnoiti strain Bb-Ger1 chromosome VII, whole genome shotgun sequence includes these proteins:
- a CDS encoding hypothetical protein (encoded by transcript BESB_077140): MEMFRRQFFSVFLLLVLSASSLNSDRFAGAADSSETEDNMKTVMFEGPPKDNVYEAELHLESTPSEAKVVIKSSAGSGGYTFMAYDIFEGNNELPKLHVQALPEDEMKKRLEAPVSKHGVTLTKPAVENVNKMPGAPQTYEAMLKVERPGNYVAVIGRVRPWSPTDGASFYVVRIRATE; the protein is encoded by the exons aTGGAAATGTTTCGCCGTCAGTTCTTTTCCGTTTTCCTTCTACTCGTCCTCTCAG CGTCATCACTTAACTCAGACCGattcgctggcgctgcggacTCTTCCGAAACGGAGGACAACATGAAG ACCGTGATGTTTGAGGGCCCGCCGAAAGACAACGTCTATGAGGCGGAGCTGCATCTGGAgtcgacgccgagcgaggcgaaggtgGTGATCAAGTCCTCGGCCGGCTCGGGCGGCTACACGTTCATGGCCTACGACATATTCGAAGGAAACAACGAACTCCCCAAATTGCACGTTCAGGCACTACCTGAAGACGAGATGAAAAAGCGGTTGGAAGCCCCTGTTTCCAAGCATGGCGTCACTCTCACAAAGCCTGCTGTCGAGA ATGTGAACAAGATGCCTGGCGCGCCTCAGACCTACGAAGCGATGCTGAAGGTTGAGCGCCCTGGTAACTACGTGGCGGTTATTGGACGAGTTCGACCCTGGAGTCCTACCGACGGTGCCTCGTTCTACGTCGTCCGCATTCGCGCGACGGAATGA